A genomic region of Anopheles coustani chromosome 3, idAnoCousDA_361_x.2, whole genome shotgun sequence contains the following coding sequences:
- the LOC131259089 gene encoding GATOR complex protein NPRL3 — MEVNPLSIILVKSDSKGDRLLFRYPYNLPQQFQAAVIPSRKTPYSLINAGEDILQNAPPSNICFDQLYGISDKDLATLFAVKSELCNQKFELKVNDVRFVSHPTLLRSDQGSSEQKTSSYIQINVVFALHAQASYSVVNSYYELSKRIGFALIYEERRDGYISREIKTMVAVMDENSALQEQEQQPAGTTGTGVTGGPSGGPGSTGASGQTVVTNAAATAAGIAVSVFDTILKNTTLAQFIKTIYHDLCSTGLLNVTMNQTVTLSFCLPQKAHQFHKKGVVVEPETIDRCVDSLKPYHGMLLLVDPSELFDCVPPSAANMLLQLIEVYNPLKSLQNMASDAELLIEYVNQIVGHLVYWAKATIIYPLCETNVYVIAPDAQLNIHSNLPDKFATKFPGMSLFEVISDFSLPTSIGHLTTPLQHPARQGRLAQMVLWMLQHHLLMQLHTYVQFVANLDGIETEEEMEGAAGLAGAGSGGGLATESSRANANQQHTLYGSSAPSGSSSQPLAVPMGGNRKHSLSEDRYSDSLSALLTTSVVSVASNTRPSSVSHRSNMSHSSVGGLQTASSTENDESIASIDEDDKLRRLLAAFPEPDRKAVARIPAAKNPEDLALMVRLWQKGYFMGEHHLEEIMYFENLRRSQLLQLVDKFREVLIIYETEDPVIANLYSEQTDD, encoded by the exons ATGGAAGTAAATCCACTGAGTATCATCCTCGTTAAATCGGATAGTAAAGGAGACCGCCTGTTGTTTCGCTATCCGTACAATCTACCTCAGCAGTTCCAGGCGGCCGTTATTCCATCGAGAAAAACGCCCTATTCCTTAATCAACGCCGGGGAAGATATTCTCCAGAATGCTCCACCTTCTAACATTTGCTTCG ATCAATTGTATGGCATCTCGGATAAAGATCTAGCAACGCTGTTTGCCGTGAAATCTGAACTCTGCAATCAAAAATTTGAGCTTAAAGTAAATGACGTACGATTTGTCTCGCATCCAACGTTGCTGCGTAGTGATCAGGGTAGCAGCGAACAGAAAACGTCTTCCTACATTCAGATCAACGTGGTGTTTGCACTGCACGCCCAGGCAAGCTATTCCGTGGTCAATAGTTACTACGAGCTCAGCAAACGTATCGGCTTCGCGCTGATCTACGAGGAACGACGTGATGGTTACATTTCTCGCGAAATCAAAACGATGGTTGCTGTGATGGATGAAAATAGTGCCCTCCaggagcaggagcagcagccaGCTGGTACAACTGGAACTGGTGTGACAGGTGGGCCCAGTGGTGGACCGGGGTCCACAGGCGCTAGTGGCCAAACGGTGGTAACAAATGCTGCAGCAACTGCAGCCGGAATTGCCGTCAGTGTTTTTGATACGATACTGAAGAACACCACGCTGGCGCAATTTATCAAAACT ATTTATCACGACCTTTGCAGCACAGGTCTTCTGAACGTCACGATGAATCAAACGGTGACGCTAAGCTTCTGCCTGCCCCAGAAGGCACATCAGTTTCACAAGAAAGGTGTAGTCGTGGAGCCGGAAACGATTGACCGCTGCGTGGATTCGTTGAAACCCTATCACgggatgctgctgctcgtcGATCCGTCCGAACTGTTTGACTGTGTGCCACCATCGGCGGCCAACATGCTGCTTCAGCTGATTGAAGTGTACAACCCGCTAAAAAGTCTCCAAAACATGGCGTCAGATGCGGAGCTGCTGATTGAGTACGTAAACCAGATCGTGGGTCATCTCGTGTACTGGGCCAAGGCGACCATCATTTATCCGCTCTGCGAGACGAACGTGTATGTGATAGCACCGGACGCGCAACTAAACATTCACTCCAATCTGCCGGATAAGTTCGCCACCAAGTTTCCGGGCATGTCATTGTTCGAGGTGATCAGTGACTTCTCGTTGCCTACCTCGATCGGGCACCTGACTACCCCGTTGCAGCATCCTGCACGTCAGGGTCGGCTCGCTCAGATGGTTCTCTGGATGTTACAGCACCATCTGCTCATGCAGTTGCACACGTACGTGCAGTTCGTGGCCAACCTAGATGGGATAGAAACGGAGGAAGAAATGGAAGGGGCGGCAGGATTAGCAGGAGCAGGCAGTGGGGGAGGTTTAGCGACTGAAAGCTCTAGAGCTAATGCAAACCAACAACACACGCTGTACGGTAGCTCGGCCCCGAGCGGTTCCTCCAGCCAACCGTTGGCTGTGCCGATGGGTGGCAACCGGAAGCATTCGCTCAGCGAAGATCGCTATTCCGATAGTCTTTCCGCTTTGCTCACAACTTCGGTCGTTTCGGTGGCGTCGAATACAAGGCCCTCGTCGGTAAGCCATCGCTCAAACATGAGCCACTCCAGCGTTGGAGGGTTACAGACAGCTTCAAGTACCGAAAACGATGAAAGTATCGCATCGATTGATGAGGACGATAAGTTGCGCCGACTGCTGGCCGCTTTTCCCGAACCCGACCGGAAAGCGGTGGCGCGTATTCCCGCTGCGAAAAATCCAGAGGATTTAGCGTTGATGGTACGCCTTTGGCAGAAGGGATACTTTATGGGCGAGCATCACTTGGAGGAGATTATGTACTTTGAAAATCTGCGTCGATCGCAGCTTCTCCAGCTGGTAGACAAGTTTCGTGAGGTGTTGATTATTTACGAGACGGAAGATCCGGTCATAGCGAACCTTTATTCGGAGCAGACGGATGATTAA
- the LOC131259108 gene encoding probable prefoldin subunit 6, which translates to MDKEVAVLQRKLEAELKNFKDSQKEFNKLVQTQQQLDGQFFENKSILEELQMLKPANTVYKLYGPVLVKQDLEESKQNVGKRIEYITKELKRCAENINQLEQKQDKYRANLQKLQQQYQSQMALAKQ; encoded by the exons ATGGACAAAGAAGTCGCCGTATTGCAACGCAAGCTGGAGGCGGAGTTGAAGAATTTCAAGGATTCGCAAAAAG AATTCAACAAACTCGTGCAAACCCAGCAGCAACTCGATGGACAGTTCTTTGAAAACAAGAGTATTTTGGAAGAGCTTCAAATGCTGAAGCCAGCCAACACG GTGTACAAATTGTATGGTCCGGTGCTGGTCAAGCAAGACCTCGAGGAAAGCAAGCAGAACGTGGGGAAGCGCATTGAGTATATCACGAAGGAGCTGAAGCGGTGTGCGGAAAACATCAACCAGTTGGAACAGAAACAGGACAAATATCGTGCAAACTTACAAAAGCTGCAGCAACAGTATCAAAGCCAAATGGCATTGGCTAAGCAGTAA
- the LOC131259099 gene encoding uncharacterized protein LOC131259099, with product MEELRDGLLVGLGNPLLDISAVVESNLLEKYDMQPNNAILAEEKHMPIYKELIEKHQAEYIAGGSVQNSLRVAQWILQRPRVAVFFGCVGQDDYARILEERATANGVNVQYQRSSSNPTGTCAVLITGTQRSLCANLAAANDFTSEHLKSDANQAYLREAQYFYVSGFFFTVSFESALAVAKDAAATDRMFLMNLSAPFVPQFYKANLEEIFPYVDVLFGNETEAAALAKEFNYGTEDLKEIGLRISALPKQNTKRARTVIITQGSSPVLLITDGTVREFPVQKLAASEIVDTNGAGDAFAGGFLAQLLKRRSVDTCIECGIWAAREIIQRSGCTFEGEPSFTGAK from the exons ATGGAAGAGCTTAG GGATGGACTACTTGTCGGCCTTGGCAACCCGCTGTTGGACATTTCGGCGGTTGTTGAAAGCAATCTTCTCGAAAAGTACGATATGCAACCGAATAATGCTATACTGGCCGAGGAAAAGCATATGCCaat CTACAAAGAATTGATTGAAAAGCACCAAGCCGAGTATATCGCAGGTGGCAGCGTACAAAATTCTCTTCGAGTTGCCCAATGGATTCTGCAACGGCCTCGCGTGGCCGTATTTTTCGGCTGCGTCGGACAGGATGACTACGCGCGCATCCTTGAAGAGAGAGCAACGGCGAATGGTGTCAACGTGCAATACCAGCGTTCATCATCTAATCCCACCGGTACCTGTGCCGTGTTGATAACGGGTACACAGCGAAGCTTGTGCGCCAATTTGGCTGCCGCGAACGATTTTACCTCCGAGCATTTGAAAAGCGATGCAAACCAAGCGTACCTCCGGGAAGCCCAGTATTTCTATGTGTCTGGGTTTTTCTTTACCGTCAGCTTCGAGAGTGCGCTCGCGGTAGCAAAGGACGCCGCAGCAACCGATCGAATGTTCTTGATGAATCTAAGCGCACCGTTTGTTCCCCAGTTCTACAAAGCGAACCTAGAGGAAATATTCCCGTATGTCGATGTGTTGTTTGGCAATGAAACG GAAGCAGCTGCCCTGGCGAAGGAGTTCAACTACGGCACGGAAGATCTGAAAGAAATTGGACTACGAATCTCCGCTCTGCCGAAGCAAAATACGAAACGTGCTCGCACCGTAATCATTACGCAGGGCAGCAGTCCGGTGCTACTGATTACCGATGGTACCGTACGGGAGTTTCCTGTGCAGAAGCTAGCAGCGAGTGAAATTGTGGACACGAATGGTGCGGGTGATGCGTTTGCGGGCGGTTTTCTGGCCCAGCTGCTGAAGAGACGCAGCGTTGATACCTGCATTGAATGTGGGATTTGGGCTGCAAGGGAAATCATTCAAAGGTCTGGCTGTACGTTCGAGGGAGAACCTTCGTTCACCGGTGCTAAATAA